Proteins encoded by one window of Chitinophagaceae bacterium:
- a CDS encoding NUDIX domain-containing protein: protein MKIFVGSNTINIKKKSQVSKKKQFDVEYNSIFEENITSIKEKNICIRNVKNKEVYTFITLLLKKDNISDSIFTLEVDKKIKIIRTMQKKKSYIKAAGGIVRKNNCILCIYRLGKWDLPKGKVEKKETLKETAIREVEEECSIRVQNPQKLCTTFHIYTIQQKIILKKTKWYVMDLLDDANMKPQESENIECIRWIDNMNIEKTMDTSYNSIQLVIEKYKNWKK, encoded by the coding sequence AATTCGACGTAGAATACAATAGTATTTTTGAAGAAAACATAACTTCTATTAAAGAAAAAAATATCTGTATTAGAAATGTGAAAAACAAAGAAGTGTATACATTCATCACTCTGCTTCTCAAAAAAGACAATATTTCAGATAGTATATTTACCCTTGAAGTAGATAAAAAAATAAAAATAATCCGCACCATGCAGAAAAAAAAATCATATATAAAAGCAGCGGGAGGAATAGTGCGAAAAAATAATTGTATTTTATGTATATATAGATTGGGAAAATGGGATCTCCCAAAAGGAAAAGTAGAGAAAAAAGAAACTCTCAAAGAAACAGCCATAAGAGAAGTAGAAGAAGAATGCTCTATTAGAGTACAAAACCCTCAAAAACTTTGTACCACCTTTCATATATATACTATACAGCAAAAAATAATTCTCAAAAAAACAAAATGGTATGTTATGGATTTATTAGATGATGCGAATATGAAACCACAAGAATCAGAAAACATAGAATGTATAAGATGGATAGATAATATGAATATAGAAAAAACAATGGATACGTCATATAATTCCATACAATTGGTAATAGAAAAGTATAAGAATTGGAAAAAATAA